GCTGCCGCCGGGCCAGCGCCTGCGGGAGATCCGCCCGCTGTTTGAGAAAATCGACGAGGCGCGGGCGGAAGAAGAACGGGCCCGCCTGGGACAACCGACGGCGTGACCGACCCTTTGCGCCGATGGAAATCGGCCTTCATGGGCGCTTCGCCGGCACCAAAAACCCATCGGCCCCTCACGCCGATTGGAAATCGGCCTCGCGAGGCGCTTCGCGCCCCGCGTCGGCCTCCGCCGATGCACCGGCCGGCGCAGGCCGGCCATCGGCCGAAGGCCCCCAAAGGTCGAATTCATTCGACGCTTCCCGGGGCGCTCAGATCACGTTGTATTCCGCGGAACGACCTGCGAGGGCGAAGCGCTCCCATCGGAGCGGCGCGATATCCAGCGTATGGGCCTGGCCGTCCAGGATCTCCTCGGCCATGAGCAGGCCGGCGATCGGGCCGTGCATCACCCCGTGGCCGCTGAAGCCCGCCACCACATAAAAGCCTTCCACCGCCGGAACGCGCCCGAGGATCGGGTGGGCATCCGGGGTCACCTCATAGAGGCCGACCACGCGCGCCCGCACACCCGCGCGCTCCAGCAGCGGCATCCGCGCGATGGCCGCTTCCATATGGACCAGCTCCCATGCCGGGTCCAGCTGTTCGTTGAACCCGGGAGGCTCCGCCCGGTTCGACATGCCGGTGAGGATCCCCTCCCCTTCCCGGTGGAAATAGAGGCTTTGAGCGAAATCGATCACCATGGGGAAATCGGGCGGGATCTCCGGGATGGGCGTGGTGATGAGATACTGACGCCGGTAGGGGAGAATGGGAAGCTCCACCCCCACCATCTGCCCGATCGAAGCGGCCCAGGCGCCTGCAGCGTTCACCAGGATCGGTGTGGCGATCTCGCCGGCGGGGGTTCGCACCGCCTCGATCCGCCCGCCCCGGGTTCGGACCCCGATCACGGGGGTATGCGTGAAGAGCTGCCCGCCGAGGCGGCGGGCGCCGGACGCATACCCATTGACCAGGTCCATGGGGCTGAGGAGGCCATCGCGCGGGCAAAACGTTCCGGCGATCACGTCCTCCAGGCGCATCATGGGGAGCCGGCGGCGGATCTCCTCGCCTGC
The nucleotide sequence above comes from Thermoflexus sp.. Encoded proteins:
- a CDS encoding FAD-dependent oxidoreductase, with translation MTLPAAADVVIAGGGVMGLSTAYHLLKKSPGLRVVVLEKGPFFGCGSTSKAAGGFRHQFATEIHIRLSLLSVAMMERFPEDPGAPLEMRFCGYLFLLTREEDVAAFRDQVALQRRLGVPTEWLAGEEIRRRLPMMRLEDVIAGTFCPRDGLLSPMDLVNGYASGARRLGGQLFTHTPVIGVRTRGGRIEAVRTPAGEIATPILVNAAGAWAASIGQMVGVELPILPYRRQYLITTPIPEIPPDFPMVIDFAQSLYFHREGEGILTGMSNRAEPPGFNEQLDPAWELVHMEAAIARMPLLERAGVRARVVGLYEVTPDAHPILGRVPAVEGFYVVAGFSGHGVMHGPIAGLLMAEEILDGQAHTLDIAPLRWERFALAGRSAEYNVI